A genomic segment from Streptomyces sp. NBC_00237 encodes:
- a CDS encoding nitroreductase family protein — MTSDAGAPALFDTMSTMRAMRRLKTDPVPDELLEQLVQAAVWGPSGGNMQAFQYVVVTDRQVMAELAPLWERCVDAYLATTGKFAPEGMDEAAYGRMVAAIRYQRDHFADTPALVIPCYQFPEPRLDEEGLAASAAALGAEGLAHMASTQERFQTLAEGSCVYPGVQNMLLAARGLGLAANVTIWHLMLEGEWKKVLGIPDGMNTFAVIPVGWPMGKFGPVSRKPVSEVLHRDRW; from the coding sequence ATGACTAGTGATGCGGGAGCACCCGCCCTCTTCGACACCATGTCCACCATGCGCGCGATGCGCAGGCTGAAGACCGACCCCGTCCCGGACGAGCTGCTGGAGCAGTTGGTGCAGGCGGCCGTGTGGGGGCCGAGCGGTGGGAACATGCAGGCTTTCCAGTACGTGGTAGTGACGGACCGTCAGGTGATGGCCGAGCTGGCGCCGTTGTGGGAGCGGTGTGTCGACGCGTATCTGGCGACGACGGGGAAGTTCGCGCCGGAGGGGATGGACGAGGCCGCGTACGGGCGGATGGTCGCGGCGATCCGCTACCAGCGCGACCACTTCGCGGACACGCCCGCGCTGGTGATCCCGTGCTACCAGTTCCCGGAGCCCCGGCTGGACGAGGAAGGTCTCGCGGCCTCGGCGGCGGCGCTGGGGGCGGAGGGGCTCGCGCACATGGCGAGCACGCAGGAGCGGTTCCAGACGCTGGCGGAGGGGTCGTGCGTGTACCCCGGGGTGCAGAACATGCTGCTGGCGGCGCGGGGGTTGGGGCTGGCGGCGAACGTCACCATCTGGCACCTGATGCTGGAGGGGGAGTGGAAGAAGGTGCTCGGGATTCCTGACGGGATGAACACGTTCGCGGTGATTCCGGTGGGGTGGCCGATGGGGAAGTTCGGCCCTGTCAGCCGAAAGCCGGTCTCGGAGGTCCTCCACCGCGACCGCTGGTAG
- a CDS encoding CdaR family transcriptional regulator: MDGRRARTDHERTVLASASEVLIDRVGRLADLLIRELRSHSPQYDVAVPADEHWQQISEALRYGIEAITAPRSAPRRDLEFAEQLGRRRAEQGLSLDLLLHAYRKAGYLVWDELLDIVSAKDPEALPVLVHTAAQVWAAVDRQAATVADAYRSTQEDMQRRSDERVQALLDALLEGRTSAALVASAAAGLDLPEQGRYAVAVLRAERREGREPFCPSQQQHQFHRVRAAAGLRFFWRMRTDCEVAVVALGPDAGLGELAAELERRCAGPGGLSPVVDGLAELGLARRLAETALLTCAATEPPGGSRIVRLDQRLPTALVVGQPELAARLVAEVFGPLLELDPGDRAVLLETLDAWLGAEGSAGRAATRLYCHRNTVFNRLRRLEQLTSRSLSRPRDLTEMTLALDAFRLSAG, translated from the coding sequence ATGGACGGCCGCAGAGCACGCACGGACCACGAACGGACGGTGCTGGCGAGCGCTTCCGAGGTGCTGATCGACCGCGTCGGGCGCCTCGCGGACCTGCTCATCCGCGAACTCCGTTCCCACTCCCCGCAATACGACGTCGCCGTACCGGCAGACGAACACTGGCAGCAGATCAGCGAGGCGCTCCGGTACGGGATCGAAGCCATCACGGCACCCCGGTCGGCACCCCGCCGGGACCTGGAGTTCGCCGAGCAGCTCGGCCGTCGGCGGGCCGAGCAGGGGCTGTCGCTGGACCTGCTGCTGCACGCGTACCGCAAGGCCGGATACCTGGTGTGGGACGAGCTCCTGGACATCGTCTCGGCGAAGGACCCGGAGGCGCTGCCGGTCCTCGTGCACACGGCCGCCCAGGTGTGGGCGGCGGTGGACCGGCAGGCCGCCACGGTGGCCGACGCGTACCGCAGCACCCAGGAGGACATGCAGCGGCGCAGCGACGAGCGCGTACAGGCGCTGCTGGACGCCCTGTTGGAGGGCCGGACGTCGGCGGCGCTGGTCGCGAGCGCCGCGGCCGGGCTGGACCTTCCGGAGCAGGGCCGGTACGCGGTGGCGGTGCTGCGGGCGGAACGGCGGGAGGGGCGTGAGCCGTTCTGTCCGTCCCAGCAGCAACATCAGTTCCACCGGGTGAGGGCTGCGGCCGGGCTGCGGTTCTTCTGGCGGATGCGGACCGACTGCGAGGTCGCGGTGGTGGCGCTGGGGCCCGACGCGGGACTCGGGGAGCTGGCGGCGGAGCTGGAACGACGGTGCGCGGGTCCCGGTGGGCTGAGCCCGGTCGTGGACGGGCTCGCCGAACTGGGTCTCGCGCGGCGGCTGGCGGAGACGGCCCTGCTCACCTGCGCGGCGACGGAGCCGCCCGGCGGGTCGCGGATCGTACGACTGGACCAGCGGCTGCCGACCGCGCTGGTGGTGGGCCAGCCGGAGCTGGCGGCGCGGCTGGTGGCGGAGGTGTTCGGGCCGCTGCTCGAACTCGATCCAGGCGACCGGGCGGTGCTCCTGGAGACGCTGGACGCGTGGCTGGGGGCGGAGGGGTCGGCGGGGCGGGCGGCGACGCGGCTGTACTGCCACCGGAACACCGTGTTCAACAGGCTGCGGCGGCTGGAGCAGTTGACGTCGAGGTCGTTGTCGAGGCCGAGGGACCTGACGGAGATGACGTTGGCGCTCGATGCCTTTCGGCTGTCGGCGGGGTGA
- a CDS encoding ABC transporter ATP-binding protein, which yields MGSPRSSGSSPGSLEVRGLSVGYGPVRALRDVALDVPAGAVVTVLGGNGAGKSTLLRAISRTLGYHGGSVAAGSVSYDGRDLRGTDAARAVASGLVHVPEGRQVFARMTVADNLRAGALGARGGRAATKRARARVHALFPVLADRAHQRAGLLSGGEQQMLALGRALMASPRLLLLDEPSLGLAPLMAARIAETVRQINAEGTSVLLVEQNAALALRLASVAYVLDVGEVALHGPAAELAASDEVRRRYLGVVDETAAEDAGRAEAAAPALSRWTA from the coding sequence GTGGGGTCTCCCCGTTCCTCAGGTTCTTCCCCCGGCTCGCTGGAGGTGCGCGGACTGTCCGTCGGGTACGGCCCGGTGCGCGCCCTGCGCGACGTCGCGCTCGACGTCCCGGCCGGGGCGGTGGTCACCGTCCTCGGCGGCAACGGCGCGGGCAAGTCGACGCTCCTGCGGGCGATTTCGCGCACCCTCGGCTACCACGGCGGCTCGGTCGCCGCCGGCTCGGTCTCGTACGACGGACGCGATCTGCGCGGTACGGACGCGGCCCGCGCGGTGGCGTCGGGCCTGGTCCACGTCCCCGAAGGGCGGCAGGTGTTCGCCCGCATGACGGTGGCGGACAACCTCCGGGCGGGTGCGCTCGGGGCACGCGGCGGGCGGGCCGCCACGAAACGGGCCCGGGCCCGGGTCCACGCGCTCTTCCCCGTCCTCGCCGACCGCGCCCACCAGCGCGCCGGGCTCCTCTCCGGCGGCGAGCAGCAAATGCTGGCCCTGGGACGGGCGTTGATGGCCTCGCCCCGGCTTCTCCTCCTGGACGAGCCCTCCCTCGGCCTGGCCCCGCTGATGGCCGCCCGCATCGCGGAGACCGTCCGGCAGATCAACGCCGAGGGCACCTCGGTGCTCCTGGTCGAGCAGAACGCCGCCCTCGCGCTGCGGCTCGCCTCCGTCGCGTACGTGCTCGACGTCGGCGAGGTCGCCCTGCACGGCCCGGCCGCCGAACTGGCCGCGTCCGACGAGGTGCGCCGCCGCTACCTGGGCGTGGTCGACGAGACGGCCGCCGAGGACGCGGGCCGCGCCGAGGCTGCGGCCCCGGCACTTAGCAGGTGGACGGCATGA
- a CDS encoding ABC transporter ATP-binding protein — protein MSARGDGTTTTGSLQLTDVTVTFAGLTALDSVSLTVEPGSVHAVIGPNGAGKSTCFNVLSGVYRTTSGSVRLGDTELTGLAPHRIAALGVARTFQNLALPPRATVADSLLLGRHRLTRTGFLAAGLRLPSAAREARHHLQRVHEIAEFVGLADDLAKPAGVLPYGKQKLVELARALCMEPRVLLLDEPVAGMTADERRATAAVIAGVRDGLGISIVLVEHDMGVVMRLADAVTVLDFGRRIAGGTPAQVQNDPAVVQAYLGAPTP, from the coding sequence ATGAGCGCGAGAGGCGACGGCACGACCACGACCGGGTCCCTCCAACTCACCGACGTGACCGTCACGTTCGCCGGACTCACGGCCCTCGACTCCGTCTCCCTCACCGTCGAACCCGGCAGCGTGCACGCCGTCATCGGCCCCAACGGGGCAGGAAAGTCGACCTGCTTCAACGTCCTGTCCGGCGTCTACCGCACCACCTCCGGCAGCGTTCGTCTCGGCGACACCGAACTCACCGGTCTCGCACCGCACCGCATCGCCGCCCTCGGCGTCGCCCGCACCTTCCAGAACCTGGCGCTGCCGCCCCGCGCCACCGTCGCCGACAGCCTCCTCCTCGGCCGCCACCGGCTGACCAGGACCGGATTCCTCGCCGCCGGTCTGCGGCTGCCTTCCGCCGCCCGCGAGGCCCGTCACCATCTCCAACGCGTCCACGAGATAGCCGAGTTCGTCGGACTAGCCGACGACCTGGCGAAGCCCGCCGGAGTCCTCCCGTACGGGAAGCAGAAGCTCGTGGAGCTGGCCCGCGCCCTGTGCATGGAGCCCCGCGTGCTTCTCCTGGACGAGCCCGTGGCGGGCATGACCGCCGACGAACGGCGTGCCACCGCCGCCGTGATCGCGGGCGTGCGGGACGGACTCGGCATCTCGATCGTGCTGGTCGAACACGACATGGGGGTGGTGATGCGGCTCGCGGACGCCGTGACCGTACTCGACTTCGGCAGGCGCATCGCGGGCGGCACCCCCGCCCAGGTGCAGAACGATCCGGCCGTCGTCCAGGCGTACTTGGGGGCTCCCACACCATGA
- a CDS encoding branched-chain amino acid ABC transporter permease, translating into MTTFVELLLGGLSAGAVYALIALGFVVIFKATEVVNFAHASLLLAGGYLTAVLHEDLGFWPALAVGIAGGAVVGAAVEFLVMRRYRSSDHSVLAIVTIGVDILLVTELTRRIGTDVLAQGDPWGDRVATFGSVSLAHTRIAALVAAAVLITAFLLAFRFTSWGVAMRAAAENPQTAALMGVRLGRVSLSAWAVAGALAAVAALFLTVFPTPGLERATSLAAMKAFPAAILGGLDSTTGALVGGLTVGVVESLATGYQGDLSFLGRGIGDLAPYLVMVAVLLIRPAGLFGTKELARV; encoded by the coding sequence ATGACGACCTTCGTCGAACTCCTCCTCGGCGGTCTCTCGGCGGGAGCCGTGTACGCCCTCATCGCGCTCGGCTTCGTCGTCATCTTCAAGGCCACCGAGGTCGTGAACTTCGCCCACGCCTCCCTCCTCCTGGCGGGCGGCTACCTCACCGCCGTCCTGCACGAGGACCTCGGTTTCTGGCCCGCGCTCGCCGTCGGCATCGCGGGCGGGGCGGTCGTCGGCGCGGCGGTCGAGTTCCTGGTCATGCGCCGCTACCGGAGCAGCGACCACAGCGTCCTCGCCATCGTCACGATCGGCGTCGACATCCTCCTCGTCACCGAGCTCACCCGACGGATCGGCACCGACGTGCTCGCGCAGGGCGACCCGTGGGGCGACCGGGTCGCCACCTTCGGTTCGGTCTCGCTGGCCCACACCCGGATCGCGGCCCTCGTCGCGGCGGCCGTCCTGATCACCGCCTTCCTGCTGGCCTTCCGCTTCACCTCGTGGGGCGTCGCGATGCGCGCCGCCGCCGAGAACCCGCAGACGGCGGCCCTGATGGGGGTCCGCCTCGGCCGGGTCTCGCTCTCCGCGTGGGCCGTCGCGGGTGCGCTCGCCGCCGTCGCGGCACTGTTCCTGACGGTCTTCCCGACCCCCGGCCTGGAACGCGCCACCTCCCTCGCCGCGATGAAGGCGTTCCCGGCCGCGATCCTCGGCGGCCTCGACTCCACGACGGGCGCGCTCGTGGGCGGCCTGACCGTCGGCGTGGTCGAATCCCTCGCCACCGGCTACCAGGGCGACCTGTCCTTCCTGGGGCGGGGCATCGGGGACCTCGCCCCGTACCTGGTGATGGTGGCGGTCCTGCTGATCCGCCCGGCGGGTCTGTTCGGCACGAAGGAGCTGGCCCGTGTCTGA
- a CDS encoding branched-chain amino acid ABC transporter permease: MRRPRTYLWTALGVLLLALPFYLDRFWLQAGLFAMAAAIAAIGLNLLTGATGQLSMGHAFFLAVGAYSYCVLAAGPSVENGHRLSGLGLPGWLAVVLAVGVAGLAGGLFSPIAGRLRGAYLGIATLALIFIGQHVLFNARDLTGGFNGRTVPALSLFGVDFDDAQTVIAGVPFESAEKLWYAALTALLLCALFARGVLRGRPGRAMNAIRDHRIAAGVMGVPVARYRASVFVLSSMYAGLAGVLLALVFQRTVPEYFGMTLSLEFLAMIVIGGLGSVRGAVIGAAFVSLLPQLLTRYSESLPLVTAPGTGGGIAPGEASRYLYGAAVVVVVLFLPGGLSRLRIRSSVRRGSR, from the coding sequence CTGCGGCGGCCCCGTACGTACCTCTGGACCGCACTGGGCGTCCTCCTCCTCGCCCTGCCCTTCTACCTGGACCGCTTCTGGCTCCAGGCCGGGCTCTTCGCCATGGCCGCCGCCATCGCCGCCATCGGACTGAACCTCCTCACCGGCGCGACCGGCCAACTCTCCATGGGGCACGCCTTCTTCCTCGCCGTCGGCGCGTACAGCTACTGCGTGCTCGCCGCCGGGCCGAGCGTCGAGAACGGTCACCGGCTCTCCGGGCTCGGCCTGCCCGGCTGGCTCGCCGTCGTCCTCGCGGTGGGCGTCGCGGGGCTCGCGGGCGGGCTGTTCAGCCCGATCGCGGGGCGGCTGCGCGGGGCGTACCTGGGCATCGCCACGCTCGCCCTGATCTTCATCGGGCAGCACGTGCTCTTCAACGCCCGCGACCTGACCGGGGGCTTCAACGGCCGTACCGTACCCGCGCTTTCCCTGTTCGGCGTCGACTTCGACGACGCGCAGACCGTGATCGCGGGCGTGCCCTTCGAGTCCGCCGAGAAGCTCTGGTACGCGGCCCTGACCGCCCTGCTGCTCTGTGCGCTCTTCGCGCGCGGCGTCCTGCGCGGGCGGCCGGGACGTGCCATGAACGCGATCCGGGACCACCGGATCGCGGCGGGTGTGATGGGCGTGCCGGTGGCCCGCTACCGGGCGTCGGTCTTCGTGCTGTCGTCCATGTACGCGGGTCTCGCCGGGGTGCTGCTGGCGCTCGTCTTCCAGCGGACGGTGCCCGAGTACTTCGGGATGACCCTGTCCCTGGAGTTCCTCGCGATGATCGTGATCGGCGGTCTCGGGTCCGTGCGCGGGGCGGTGATCGGGGCGGCCTTCGTCTCGCTGCTGCCCCAACTCCTCACCCGCTACAGCGAATCGCTGCCGCTCGTCACCGCTCCGGGCACCGGCGGCGGCATCGCGCCCGGGGAAGCGTCCCGCTATCTGTACGGCGCGGCGGTCGTCGTGGTGGTCCTGTTCCTGCCGGGCGGCCTCTCCCGGCTCCGTATCCGAAGCAGTGTCCGAAGGGGAAGCAGATGA
- a CDS encoding ABC transporter substrate-binding protein, whose amino-acid sequence MKERRLTTATAATLLALALAVTGCSSKAGTGKTGQEDAKGVRTGDGITDKVIPLGVLTDLTGVYASLGKSVTQAQQLWAKEVNAKGGVCGRTIRLTVRDHGYDPQKAVSAYTELEPTVAGYVQFIGSPFVAAVKQRVETQDKGLILPQAWSASLLGSPYVRVVGATYDIETINALDFLLAQKKIAKGDRIGHVYFEGDYGENALQGSKYAAERAGLTIFEQKIKPTDNDMTAQVTALRKAGVKAVMVSAGPRQAASLVGVAAAGRFAVPIIGNNSAFSPQLLATPAGPALQKNYYVASSTLPIGSPEPGPSALAKAYRAEYPKDSLDNGVAAGYSAGKIFEEVLTRACADKNLTREGMAKAVRSMNAFDNGFGMTHDFTDPKAPSTRQSVIMQPDARTPGGLKVVQGAATSKVAEGFTFGG is encoded by the coding sequence ATGAAGGAACGAAGGCTCACCACCGCCACGGCGGCCACCCTCCTCGCGCTCGCGCTCGCCGTCACCGGATGCAGCAGCAAGGCGGGCACCGGGAAGACGGGCCAGGAGGACGCGAAGGGCGTGAGGACCGGCGACGGCATCACCGACAAGGTGATCCCGCTCGGCGTCCTCACCGACCTGACCGGCGTGTACGCCTCCCTCGGCAAGAGCGTCACCCAGGCCCAGCAGCTCTGGGCGAAGGAGGTCAACGCCAAGGGCGGCGTCTGCGGCCGCACGATCCGGCTCACCGTGCGCGACCACGGCTACGACCCGCAGAAGGCGGTCTCCGCGTACACCGAGCTGGAGCCGACGGTCGCCGGGTACGTGCAGTTCATCGGCTCGCCGTTCGTCGCGGCGGTCAAGCAGCGCGTCGAGACCCAAGACAAGGGCCTGATCCTGCCGCAGGCGTGGTCCGCGTCGCTGCTGGGCAGTCCGTACGTCCGCGTCGTCGGGGCCACGTACGACATCGAGACCATCAACGCGCTCGACTTCCTGCTCGCTCAGAAGAAGATCGCCAAGGGCGACAGGATCGGTCACGTCTACTTCGAGGGCGACTACGGCGAAAACGCGCTCCAGGGCTCCAAGTACGCTGCCGAGCGGGCCGGGTTGACGATCTTCGAGCAGAAGATCAAGCCGACCGACAACGACATGACCGCACAGGTCACCGCCCTCAGGAAGGCGGGCGTGAAGGCCGTCATGGTCAGTGCGGGACCGCGTCAGGCGGCCTCCCTGGTCGGGGTCGCGGCGGCGGGCCGCTTCGCCGTGCCGATCATCGGCAACAACTCCGCGTTCTCGCCGCAGCTCCTGGCCACTCCGGCGGGTCCCGCGCTCCAGAAGAACTACTACGTGGCCTCCTCGACCCTGCCCATCGGCTCTCCGGAGCCGGGGCCCTCCGCTCTCGCGAAGGCGTACCGGGCGGAGTACCCGAAGGACTCCCTCGACAACGGCGTCGCGGCCGGTTACTCGGCGGGGAAGATCTTCGAGGAGGTGCTGACGCGGGCCTGTGCCGACAAGAACCTCACCAGGGAGGGCATGGCCAAGGCCGTCCGCTCGATGAACGCCTTCGACAACGGCTTCGGCATGACGCACGACTTCACCGATCCGAAGGCCCCGTCGACCCGCCAGTCGGTGATCATGCAGCCGGACGCGAGGACGCCGGGCGGGCTGAAGGTCGTGCAGGGGGCGGCGACGTCGAAGGTGGCGGAGGGCTTCACGTTCGGGGGGTAG
- a CDS encoding cysteine hydrolase family protein: MDITQRTALVVVDVQKGFEDPFWGRRNNPDADGNIAALIEEWQAAGRPVVFVRHDSTEEWSPLRPGTEGNEFKPYVEDRRGKGSGPEVLISKLVNSAFYGTPDLDGWFKEAGVEQFVLAGIQTNMCVETTARMGGNLGYGVIVPLDATHTFDLKGPFDWTQSADELTRATAVSLHGGGFAQVTSTEELLRAASDGGSPDSGTEPGEAGPAGG, translated from the coding sequence ATGGACATCACGCAACGCACCGCCCTGGTCGTCGTCGACGTACAGAAGGGCTTCGAGGACCCCTTTTGGGGCCGGCGCAACAACCCCGACGCCGACGGCAACATCGCCGCCCTCATCGAGGAATGGCAGGCCGCGGGCCGTCCGGTCGTCTTCGTACGGCACGACTCCACCGAAGAGTGGTCCCCGCTGCGCCCCGGGACGGAAGGCAACGAGTTCAAGCCGTACGTCGAGGACCGGCGGGGCAAGGGCTCCGGCCCCGAGGTGCTCATTTCCAAGCTGGTCAACTCCGCCTTCTACGGCACCCCCGACCTGGACGGATGGTTCAAGGAGGCAGGCGTCGAGCAGTTCGTGCTGGCCGGGATCCAGACCAACATGTGCGTGGAGACCACGGCCCGGATGGGCGGCAACCTCGGCTACGGCGTCATCGTCCCGCTGGACGCCACCCACACCTTCGACCTCAAGGGCCCCTTCGACTGGACGCAGAGCGCCGACGAGCTGACCCGCGCCACCGCCGTCTCCCTGCACGGCGGCGGCTTCGCGCAGGTCACCTCCACGGAGGAGCTGCTGCGGGCGGCGTCCGACGGCGGATCACCCGATTCCGGCACGGAGCCGGGCGAAGCCGGCCCCGCGGGGGGATGA
- a CDS encoding excinuclease ABC subunit UvrA has translation MPSESASTATPRPQTHPADSHGLIQVRGARENNLRNVSVDLPKRRLTVFTGVSGSGKSSLVFGTVAAESQRLINETYSAFLQGFMPSLGRPDVDALHNLSAAIVVDQERMGANSRSTVGTATDAYAMLRIVFSRLGTPNLPSAGAFSFNLPDGMCPRCEGMGQVSDIAVDQLVDREKSLNEGAIIVPGSPVDSWPWQITVNSGFFDADKKLKDYTEEEWADLLHKPPTKVRVGKNNFTYEGLAARVQRTILVKDRESMQSHIRTFVDRAVVFADCPECGGTRLTRAALASKIDGVNIAECSAMQISDLAKFLGGLAAPEVAPLLVNLRELLDSLVEIGLGYLSLDRPAGTLSGGEAQRVKMVRHLGSPLTDVTYIFDEPTTGLHPHDIRRMNDLLLRLRDKGNTVLVVEHKPEVIRIADHVVDLGPGAGSAGGELCFSGDVAGLEASGTLTGRHLSHRARLRTEVRTPTGFLSIAGASQHNLKDVSVELPTGVLTVVTGVAGSGKSSLIHGNLPGREGVVVADQSPIRGSRRSNPATYTGLLTPIRNAFAKANGVKAALFSANSEGACGNCGGIGLVYTDLGVMAQVSSVCEVCGGKRFTAEVLAYTLNGRNIHEVLGMSVAEAYDFFADGSAVGGAPGKQARALLTRLAEVGLGYLRLGQPLNTLSGGERQRLKLAIHMAEKAATYVLDEPTTGLHMADVDQLLALLDRLVDAGNTVIVIEHHQAVMAHADWIVDLGPGGGHDGGRIVFEGTPGELVASGTTLTARHLREYVEG, from the coding sequence ATGCCTTCGGAATCCGCCAGTACGGCGACCCCGCGACCGCAGACCCACCCCGCCGACAGCCACGGCCTGATCCAGGTCCGGGGCGCCCGGGAGAACAACCTGCGGAACGTCTCCGTGGACCTGCCCAAGCGCCGTCTCACCGTGTTCACCGGAGTCTCCGGCTCCGGAAAGTCCTCGCTGGTCTTCGGTACGGTCGCCGCCGAGTCGCAGCGGCTGATCAACGAGACGTACAGCGCCTTCCTCCAGGGCTTCATGCCGAGCCTGGGCCGCCCCGACGTCGACGCCCTGCACAACCTCAGCGCCGCGATAGTCGTCGACCAGGAGCGGATGGGGGCCAACTCGCGGTCCACCGTGGGCACCGCGACGGATGCGTACGCCATGCTGCGCATCGTCTTCAGCCGTCTGGGCACGCCGAACCTGCCGAGCGCGGGCGCGTTCAGCTTCAACCTGCCGGACGGCATGTGCCCGCGCTGCGAGGGCATGGGACAGGTCTCCGACATCGCGGTCGACCAGCTCGTCGACCGCGAGAAGTCCCTCAACGAGGGCGCGATCATCGTGCCCGGTTCCCCGGTGGACTCCTGGCCGTGGCAGATCACGGTCAACTCCGGGTTCTTCGACGCGGACAAGAAGCTGAAGGACTACACCGAGGAGGAGTGGGCGGACCTCCTGCACAAGCCTCCGACGAAGGTGAGGGTCGGCAAGAACAACTTCACCTACGAGGGCCTCGCGGCACGGGTGCAGCGGACCATCCTGGTCAAGGACCGCGAGTCGATGCAGTCCCACATCCGGACCTTCGTCGACCGGGCGGTCGTGTTCGCCGACTGCCCCGAGTGCGGCGGTACGCGGCTGACGCGGGCGGCCCTCGCCTCGAAGATCGACGGGGTGAACATCGCGGAGTGCTCGGCGATGCAGATCAGCGACCTGGCGAAGTTCCTGGGCGGGCTGGCCGCGCCGGAGGTCGCCCCGCTCCTGGTGAACCTGCGGGAGCTGCTGGACTCGCTGGTCGAGATCGGGCTCGGGTACCTGAGCCTGGACCGTCCGGCCGGGACGCTGTCGGGCGGTGAGGCCCAGCGCGTGAAGATGGTGCGGCACCTCGGGTCGCCGCTGACCGATGTCACGTACATCTTCGACGAGCCGACCACCGGGCTGCACCCGCACGACATCCGCCGCATGAACGACCTGCTGCTGCGGCTGCGGGACAAGGGCAATACGGTGCTGGTCGTCGAGCACAAGCCGGAGGTGATCCGGATCGCCGATCACGTGGTGGATCTGGGGCCGGGTGCGGGTTCGGCCGGTGGCGAGCTGTGCTTCAGCGGGGACGTGGCGGGTCTTGAGGCGTCCGGGACGCTGACGGGACGGCACCTCTCGCACCGGGCGCGGTTGCGGACGGAGGTGCGGACGCCGACGGGGTTCCTGTCGATCGCCGGGGCGTCGCAGCACAACCTGAAGGACGTCAGCGTCGAGCTGCCGACCGGTGTGCTGACGGTGGTGACCGGAGTCGCCGGGTCGGGCAAGAGCTCGCTCATCCACGGGAACCTGCCGGGGCGTGAGGGGGTCGTGGTCGCGGACCAGTCGCCGATCCGGGGGTCCAGGCGGTCCAACCCGGCCACGTACACGGGGCTGTTGACTCCGATACGGAACGCCTTCGCCAAGGCCAACGGGGTGAAGGCGGCGTTGTTCAGCGCCAACTCCGAGGGCGCGTGCGGGAACTGCGGGGGGATCGGGCTGGTCTACACCGATCTCGGGGTGATGGCCCAGGTGTCGTCGGTGTGCGAGGTGTGCGGCGGGAAGCGGTTCACGGCGGAGGTCCTCGCGTACACGCTGAACGGCAGGAACATCCACGAGGTGCTGGGGATGTCGGTCGCCGAGGCGTACGACTTCTTCGCGGACGGCAGTGCGGTGGGGGGCGCTCCGGGGAAGCAGGCGCGGGCCCTGCTGACGCGGCTCGCCGAGGTGGGGCTCGGGTATCTGCGGCTCGGGCAGCCGCTGAACACCCTGTCGGGTGGGGAGCGGCAGAGGTTGAAGCTGGCGATTCACATGGCGGAGAAGGCGGCGACCTACGTCCTGGACGAGCCGACGACCGGGCTCCACATGGCGGACGTGGACCAGCTCCTCGCCCTTCTCGACCGGCTGGTCGACGCCGGGAACACGGTGATCGTGATCGAGCACCACCAGGCGGTGATGGCCCACGCGGACTGGATCGTGGACCTCGGCCCGGGCGGTGGCCACGACGGTGGCCGGATCGTCTTCGAGGGGACTCCCGGGGAGCTGGTGGCGTCGGGGACGACGCTGACGGCGCGGCACCTTCGGGAGTACGTGGAGGGGTAG